Proteins from a single region of Belliella baltica DSM 15883:
- a CDS encoding ROK family protein: MNNKDEHFLGIDVGGTHLKIGLVNRQGEIVAFDKEDTTPYRDDPRGFNPCFVDVVGKYLEKYPEVRKIGIGLPGLISKDRTTTLEIPAIPALNGFNLKQSLLDKYPNKKFFLENDAAAAALGEYRYGTANPPENFLFITMGTGIGSALIMDGEVFKGSRGNAMEMGHMLSRGNEGLERIIGRDGILRIMDRMIRAYPDLAGNDLIGQELGTHLLVDTAKKGNQVSIMVFEEVARVLGEAIVSAIRILDVTHVYFGGGISAGLEFMMPALDKTVRQFLTKYYVNDLKLAKATLENNAGTLGAAALCFMEE, from the coding sequence ATGAATAACAAAGACGAACATTTTTTGGGAATCGATGTGGGAGGCACGCATTTGAAGATTGGGCTTGTCAATAGACAGGGAGAAATTGTTGCTTTTGACAAAGAAGATACAACTCCCTACAGAGATGACCCAAGAGGATTCAATCCATGTTTTGTGGATGTTGTTGGGAAATATTTAGAAAAATATCCTGAGGTAAGGAAAATTGGTATTGGTTTACCAGGACTTATTTCAAAGGACAGAACTACTACATTAGAAATTCCAGCAATTCCAGCTCTAAATGGTTTTAATCTGAAGCAAAGCTTATTAGATAAGTATCCGAATAAGAAATTTTTTCTAGAAAATGATGCTGCTGCCGCTGCCTTAGGTGAATATCGCTATGGAACAGCAAATCCACCCGAAAATTTTCTTTTTATCACCATGGGGACTGGAATAGGAAGTGCATTAATTATGGATGGAGAAGTTTTCAAAGGTTCACGTGGTAATGCCATGGAAATGGGGCATATGCTTTCTAGAGGGAATGAGGGGTTGGAAAGAATTATTGGTAGAGACGGAATACTTAGAATCATGGATAGGATGATCAGAGCATATCCTGATTTGGCAGGAAATGACTTGATTGGACAAGAACTCGGTACTCATCTTTTAGTAGATACAGCCAAAAAAGGCAATCAAGTTTCTATTATGGTCTTTGAAGAAGTAGCTAGAGTTTTAGGCGAAGCAATCGTATCGGCTATTCGGATTTTGGATGTTACACATGTTTATTTTGGAGGAGGAATCTCGGCTGGATTGGAATTTATGATGCCTGCTTTGGATAAGACAGTAAGACAATTCCTTACCAAATACTATGTAAATGACCTTAAGCTTGCCAAAGCAACACTTGAAAATAATGCCGGTACCTTAGGAGCTGCTGCGCTTTGTTTTATGGAGGAATAA
- a CDS encoding YkgJ family cysteine cluster protein — protein MDIENFKLSSKADFKSHQKTKEKLRRIKPKSLDLMFEKSHDKQFENIDCLTCANCCKTTSPIFIQTDIDRLSKLFRMKSSDFIETYLFRDDDGDYVLKNAPCPFLNSDNTCFVYEERPKACREYPHTNRKNMHGILNLTLQNTLVCPAVNEIFKDFAKEFRK, from the coding sequence ATGGATATAGAAAATTTCAAATTATCAAGTAAGGCAGACTTCAAAAGTCATCAAAAGACTAAAGAAAAGCTCAGAAGGATCAAACCAAAATCTTTAGATTTGATGTTTGAAAAATCACATGATAAACAATTTGAAAATATAGATTGCTTGACTTGTGCGAATTGCTGTAAGACAACAAGTCCAATTTTTATCCAAACCGATATTGACCGACTCTCAAAGCTTTTTAGAATGAAGTCTTCAGATTTTATTGAGACCTACTTATTTAGAGATGATGATGGAGATTATGTTTTAAAAAATGCACCCTGTCCATTTCTCAATTCTGATAACACCTGTTTTGTATATGAAGAAAGACCAAAGGCTTGTAGAGAATATCCTCATACAAATAGAAAAAACATGCATGGAATTCTTAACTTAACATTACAAAACACTTTGGTTTGTCCTGCTGTGAATGAAATATTTAAAGACTTTGCTAAAGAATTTAGGAAGTAA
- a CDS encoding arsenate reductase family protein — MKMHPNELFFYYNPNHSVDKQVRAYAHSVANHVNEINMGKEKITTTGWRSILDKLDLRPKDLLNRAHPDYQTHIAGKNWDDESWLQILVRYPHLIKAPIAIMKNKAVLCTSPNQILKLN, encoded by the coding sequence ATGAAAATGCATCCAAACGAACTGTTTTTTTATTACAACCCCAATCACAGTGTAGATAAGCAAGTTAGGGCTTATGCACATTCAGTTGCCAATCATGTCAATGAAATCAATATGGGGAAAGAAAAGATCACCACTACAGGTTGGAGATCAATTCTTGATAAATTAGATCTCAGACCAAAGGACTTGTTGAATAGAGCTCATCCCGATTATCAAACTCATATCGCAGGTAAAAATTGGGATGATGAAAGTTGGCTTCAAATATTGGTGCGCTATCCACATTTGATCAAAGCACCAATTGCCATTATGAAAAACAAAGCTGTACTTTGTACTTCTCCAAATCAAATCCTCAAATTGAACTAG
- a CDS encoding CvfB family protein gives MKELGKINSLLINRFTANGAYLALHDGEEVLLPKSYLKEEFKEGQEVEVFVYTDSEDRPVAVTNRPVALLDEFAVMEAKEITRFGAFMDWGLPKDLFVPKSEMHVDMVEGAKYLVRVCLDYKTDRLIGVSKYEDFLELETRGFEEGQEVEALIFAETDLGFKVLIENAFEGLLYKNEVFIPLELGDKIRAFVKKRREDGKLDLRIEPIGREKYEEGAEKILTVLKVKKFLPLHDKSSPESIKELLGMSKKHFKQSIGQLYKAKLIKILDNGIELI, from the coding sequence ATGAAAGAATTGGGGAAAATCAATAGTCTGTTGATCAATAGGTTCACTGCTAATGGGGCATATTTGGCGCTTCACGATGGTGAAGAGGTCTTGTTGCCAAAAAGTTATTTGAAAGAAGAGTTTAAAGAAGGGCAAGAAGTTGAGGTTTTTGTTTATACAGATAGCGAAGATAGACCAGTGGCTGTGACTAACAGGCCGGTGGCACTTTTGGATGAATTTGCAGTGATGGAAGCTAAAGAAATCACGAGATTTGGAGCATTTATGGACTGGGGCTTGCCAAAAGATTTGTTTGTTCCTAAATCAGAGATGCATGTGGACATGGTAGAAGGAGCGAAATATCTTGTAAGAGTTTGCTTGGATTATAAGACAGACAGATTGATTGGGGTGAGTAAATATGAAGATTTTCTTGAATTAGAAACTAGGGGGTTTGAAGAAGGACAGGAAGTAGAAGCTTTAATTTTTGCTGAAACGGATTTGGGTTTCAAAGTGCTAATTGAAAATGCTTTTGAAGGGCTATTATACAAAAATGAAGTTTTTATTCCTTTAGAATTAGGTGATAAAATACGAGCTTTTGTAAAAAAACGAAGAGAAGACGGCAAATTGGATCTTAGAATTGAGCCAATAGGAAGAGAAAAATATGAAGAAGGGGCTGAAAAAATCCTTACTGTTTTAAAAGTGAAGAAATTCTTGCCCCTTCATGATAAATCATCCCCTGAGTCTATTAAAGAGTTGCTGGGAATGAGTAAAAAACACTTTAAGCAGTCAATAGGTCAATTATATAAAGCCAAACTAATTAAGATCTTGGATAATGGAATTGAACTCATCTAG
- a CDS encoding 3-hydroxybutyryl-CoA dehydrogenase, protein MKNIAVIGSGTMGNGIAHVFAQFDYKVSLIDINQNALEKALATIGKNLDRQVSKGLLSESDKSKALSNITTFTKTEDGVKDADLVVEAATENVNIKLEIFRELDKICPAHTILASNTSSISITKIGAVTSRPDKVIGMHFMNPVPVMKLIEVIRGYATSDEVTNGIMELSRKLEKVPVEVNDYPGFVANRILMPMINEAIYTLYESVAGVEEIDTVMKLGMAHPMGPLQLADFIGLDVCLSILRVLHDGFGNPKYSPCPLLVNMVEAGYKGAKTGEGFYKYTHGSKEVVVSSQFKK, encoded by the coding sequence ATGAAAAATATAGCAGTAATCGGCTCAGGAACGATGGGAAATGGAATTGCGCATGTTTTTGCTCAATTTGATTACAAAGTTTCCTTGATCGATATCAATCAAAATGCACTCGAAAAAGCTTTGGCCACTATTGGTAAAAATTTAGATAGACAGGTTTCTAAAGGTTTACTTTCAGAATCGGATAAATCCAAAGCACTTTCAAATATTACTACTTTCACTAAAACAGAGGATGGAGTAAAGGATGCAGATTTGGTGGTGGAGGCAGCTACTGAAAATGTAAATATCAAACTCGAAATTTTTCGGGAATTGGATAAAATCTGTCCTGCTCATACGATTCTCGCTTCCAATACTTCTTCGATTTCAATTACAAAGATTGGTGCAGTGACTTCCCGCCCGGATAAAGTCATCGGAATGCACTTTATGAACCCCGTTCCTGTGATGAAATTGATTGAAGTGATCAGAGGTTACGCGACTTCTGACGAGGTTACTAATGGAATCATGGAATTGTCTCGTAAACTTGAAAAAGTCCCTGTTGAAGTAAACGACTATCCTGGTTTTGTAGCGAACAGGATTTTGATGCCAATGATCAATGAAGCTATTTATACCCTTTATGAAAGTGTAGCAGGAGTTGAGGAAATTGATACGGTGATGAAATTAGGAATGGCGCATCCAATGGGACCATTGCAACTTGCAGATTTCATCGGTTTGGACGTTTGTCTTTCTATCTTAAGAGTACTTCATGATGGTTTTGGAAATCCTAAATATTCCCCTTGCCCACTTTTGGTGAATATGGTGGAAGCAGGATACAAGGGCGCAAAAACGGGAGAAGGTTTCTATAAATACACTCATGGAAGCAAAGAAGTCGTCGTTTCTTCTCAATTCAAAAAATAA
- a CDS encoding deoxynucleoside kinase gives MHIAVSGNIGSGKTTLTEKLAKHYGWKAEFEAVDNNPYLADFYEDMKRWSFHLQVYFLNSRFNQINVIQNSDLSIIQDRTIYEDAYIFAANLYKSNLISQRDYDNYLNLFHSMINFVKAPDLLIYLKADIPKLVGQIEKRGRDYENAIRIDYLKNLNAHYEEWIANYDKGKLLIVDVNDMDFVANQEDFSAIVGQVDREIFGLFS, from the coding sequence ATGCATATAGCAGTATCAGGAAATATCGGTAGCGGAAAAACAACACTTACAGAGAAATTAGCGAAACATTATGGTTGGAAAGCCGAATTTGAGGCCGTGGATAACAATCCATATCTGGCTGATTTTTATGAAGACATGAAGCGATGGTCTTTTCACCTGCAAGTTTACTTTTTGAATAGCCGATTCAATCAAATCAATGTCATTCAAAATAGTGATTTGTCTATCATTCAAGATCGAACGATCTATGAAGATGCCTATATTTTTGCAGCCAATTTGTATAAATCAAACTTGATCAGTCAGAGGGATTATGATAATTATCTGAACTTGTTCCATTCGATGATCAATTTTGTGAAAGCTCCTGATCTTTTGATTTATCTGAAAGCAGATATTCCAAAACTCGTCGGGCAAATCGAAAAAAGAGGTAGAGATTATGAAAATGCTATCCGAATAGATTATTTAAAAAACCTGAATGCCCACTATGAAGAGTGGATTGCAAACTATGACAAAGGAAAATTATTGATTGTCGATGTCAATGACATGGATTTCGTAGCCAATCAAGAAGATTTTTCTGCGATTGTAGGGCAAGTGGATCGTGAGATTTTTGGTTTGTTTTCCTAA
- a CDS encoding DUF7255 family protein, which produces MHQIKVDHLIQILKDSEYQIEEDFRLEVNSEYLKGKGDELLTEIFDSLGGSVHHLPLLERLKFDFKINRFLFIYDDSVHFNRYRLSTLKSDLYETFSFTWSDAYKRLCRTFEKDCLKSGLQERVWYGPPIAEKVFGKSEEPGDLSGNGSSGWKLNAYNDAQYDLLTRLHGYKLIRIPVYENIMTGGSLKKIDDLLLNPKEETFQAIKNWLFRKLV; this is translated from the coding sequence TTGCATCAAATAAAAGTCGATCATCTGATCCAAATTTTAAAAGATTCTGAATATCAGATAGAGGAAGATTTCCGTCTGGAAGTTAATTCTGAATATTTAAAGGGAAAAGGTGACGAGTTATTAACTGAAATTTTTGATTCTTTAGGAGGGAGTGTACATCACCTTCCTTTATTGGAAAGACTCAAATTTGATTTTAAAATCAATAGATTTTTATTCATCTATGACGATTCAGTTCACTTCAATAGATATAGATTATCTACTTTGAAATCTGATCTTTATGAAACTTTTTCATTTACTTGGTCGGATGCTTACAAGCGACTTTGCAGGACTTTTGAAAAGGATTGTTTGAAATCTGGTTTGCAAGAGCGGGTTTGGTATGGGCCACCAATTGCAGAAAAGGTTTTCGGTAAATCTGAGGAGCCTGGAGACTTATCTGGAAATGGAAGTTCAGGTTGGAAACTCAACGCTTACAATGACGCCCAATACGATTTGCTGACTAGACTTCATGGATATAAACTGATAAGAATTCCTGTTTACGAAAATATCATGACAGGAGGAAGCTTGAAGAAAATTGACGATTTGCTTCTCAATCCAAAAGAAGAGACCTTTCAGGCAATCAAAAATTGGTTATTTCGGAAGTTAGTTTAA
- a CDS encoding DUF2452 domain-containing protein, translating to MSKKQKIDVDKIDLDRMKEMTAENPGLLPYAHTSGGAIIRPEDKGKITGRAVSAMHSQTDMQMAQIYKQMQLLADQAKLIQKRVEVSERIYQASISFEPLINHIYYLYEKEEGTDFLSMIAPEEWGRKKGFASFVAEIKLLADHTWEILREGSSKP from the coding sequence ATGAGTAAAAAGCAAAAAATAGACGTTGATAAAATAGATTTAGATCGCATGAAAGAAATGACGGCAGAAAACCCTGGTCTTCTTCCTTATGCGCACACTTCTGGTGGAGCAATCATTCGTCCCGAGGACAAAGGTAAAATCACTGGAAGGGCAGTTTCAGCCATGCATTCGCAGACCGATATGCAAATGGCTCAAATCTATAAACAGATGCAATTACTCGCAGATCAAGCAAAGTTGATTCAAAAAAGAGTTGAAGTTTCTGAAAGAATTTATCAAGCAAGTATCAGCTTCGAGCCATTGATCAATCATATTTATTATTTGTATGAAAAAGAGGAAGGTACAGACTTTTTGAGCATGATTGCACCTGAAGAATGGGGAAGGAAAAAAGGTTTTGCTAGCTTTGTAGCTGAAATCAAACTTCTCGCTGACCACACTTGGGAAATCTTGCGAGAGGGCTCATCAAAACCCTAA
- a CDS encoding rhomboid family intramembrane serine protease — protein sequence MKIKNRKYVKNIRESLVVSSRLSLLMILVFLLEVSFNIRLNFLGIFPLSLIHLPGIIFSPFLHGNHIHLITNLLPFFVLTTMLYFFYDHIANQVFLSCLLITNSIVWLAARPYIHIGASGLIYGLVFFMIFLGLFKGTYKTLAISAFILLFYGSIFYGVVPGSGRVSWESHLAGACVGVVTAFWMSRKV from the coding sequence ATGAAAATCAAGAATAGAAAATATGTGAAAAACATCCGTGAAAGCTTGGTGGTATCCTCAAGACTTTCTCTTTTGATGATTCTTGTTTTTTTATTGGAGGTAAGTTTCAATATCAGGTTGAATTTTCTAGGGATTTTTCCATTGAGTTTGATTCATCTTCCAGGTATTATATTCTCCCCTTTTTTACATGGAAATCATATACATTTAATTACAAATTTGTTACCATTTTTTGTACTCACTACAATGCTTTATTTCTTTTATGATCATATTGCAAATCAAGTTTTTTTAAGTTGCTTGCTTATCACAAATAGTATCGTTTGGCTTGCTGCGAGACCGTATATTCATATTGGAGCGAGTGGTTTGATTTATGGATTGGTATTTTTTATGATCTTTTTGGGATTGTTCAAAGGAACTTATAAAACCTTAGCTATTTCAGCTTTTATTCTCCTTTTTTATGGAAGTATATTTTATGGTGTAGTTCCAGGAAGTGGCAGGGTTTCCTGGGAATCACACCTAGCAGGTGCTTGTGTAGGCGTTGTAACTGCATTTTGGATGAGTAGAAAAGTCTAA
- a CDS encoding S9 family peptidase: MRKITSIVFILFFLSSIGYAQSELSIEKIMKDPKWMGNFPSNIRWDDQSKHIIFNYNPEGNPSDSLYKIAVSKTDQIEKVTLEEQRAFIPSFANSNLAQTKKVYVRNGEIILVEVSSGKKTSLLNWGDRISTPRFLANENRISFESGGNLYVLDIDSGKINRVTNINSGNKRISREGSKINDREISLREENLELLQVVKEREENRESSRAYREATAEAEPFAYYLGDKSASSLQLSPDEKFTTFNLITRAENKRTVVPDYTHVSGYTTDINTRSKVGDEPTKVELALYDIQNEKVTIIDASTLPGIQDLPDYTKDYPEKNWEVKDRNVTFSSPIFSNDGKFAIVNIRSSDNKDRWIAQLDLNTAELKVLDRQRDEAWVAGPGVGSAYGGGTLGWLPDNKHIYFQSEESGYSHLYILDVTTGSKKALTSGKFEVFNPFISKDQKSWYLTTSEVHPGERHFYKMPLMGGKMEKLTSMTGNNDVSLSPDEKHMAILYSYSNKPWELFLKPNNAKAESKQLTSGQSEEFKAYNWKDPELVNFTAQDGASVPARLYKPNPEKSNGAAVIFVHGAGYLQNVHKWWSSYFREYMFHNLLTDLGYTVLDIDYRGSAGYGRDWRTGIYRHMGGKDLSDQVDGAKYLVAQHGVDPERVGLYGGSYGGFITLMALFNEPDTFKSGAALRSVTDWAHYNHGYTSNILNEPFNDPIAYKRSSPIYFAEGLKGNLLIAHGMIDTNVHFQDVVRLAQRLIELEKDNWEMAVYPVEDHGFVEPSSWTDEYKRILKLFNTTLLD, translated from the coding sequence ATGAGAAAGATTACTTCGATTGTATTTATTTTATTCTTTTTATCCAGCATTGGATATGCTCAAAGTGAACTGAGCATTGAAAAAATTATGAAAGATCCCAAATGGATGGGAAACTTCCCTTCTAACATTCGATGGGATGATCAAAGTAAACATATCATTTTTAATTATAACCCCGAAGGGAATCCATCTGATTCTTTATATAAAATCGCTGTTAGCAAAACTGATCAAATCGAGAAAGTCACTTTAGAAGAGCAGCGCGCATTTATTCCTTCTTTTGCCAACAGCAACCTAGCACAAACCAAGAAAGTGTATGTTAGAAATGGAGAAATAATTCTAGTTGAAGTCTCTTCTGGGAAGAAAACTTCGCTCCTGAATTGGGGTGATAGAATCAGTACACCACGGTTTTTAGCTAATGAAAACAGAATTTCCTTTGAATCAGGAGGAAATTTATATGTTCTTGATATTGATAGCGGGAAAATTAATAGAGTAACAAATATCAATTCCGGAAATAAAAGAATTTCTAGAGAAGGATCAAAAATCAACGATAGAGAGATTTCTCTGAGAGAAGAAAATCTTGAATTGTTACAAGTTGTCAAAGAACGAGAAGAAAATAGAGAAAGCTCAAGAGCTTATAGAGAAGCTACTGCTGAAGCTGAGCCTTTTGCCTATTACCTAGGAGACAAATCAGCTTCTTCACTCCAATTGAGCCCTGATGAAAAATTCACTACTTTTAATTTGATAACTAGAGCTGAAAATAAAAGAACCGTCGTTCCTGACTACACCCATGTCTCTGGATACACCACAGATATCAATACCAGATCAAAAGTAGGTGACGAGCCGACTAAAGTTGAATTGGCACTTTATGATATCCAAAATGAAAAAGTAACAATAATTGATGCGAGTACACTACCTGGAATCCAAGATTTGCCAGATTACACAAAGGATTATCCAGAGAAAAATTGGGAAGTGAAAGACAGAAATGTAACCTTCTCCTCTCCTATTTTTTCCAATGATGGCAAATTTGCGATTGTCAATATCAGATCTTCGGACAACAAAGACAGATGGATAGCGCAATTGGATTTGAATACTGCTGAACTTAAAGTGCTGGATAGACAAAGGGATGAAGCCTGGGTGGCAGGTCCTGGTGTTGGTTCTGCTTATGGAGGAGGAACTTTAGGTTGGCTACCAGATAACAAGCACATTTATTTCCAGTCAGAAGAAAGTGGTTACTCGCATCTTTACATTTTGGATGTGACAACTGGAAGCAAGAAAGCACTGACGAGTGGAAAGTTTGAAGTTTTCAATCCATTTATTTCAAAGGATCAAAAATCGTGGTACTTAACGACTTCAGAAGTGCATCCTGGGGAAAGACATTTTTATAAAATGCCTCTAATGGGCGGGAAAATGGAGAAATTAACCAGTATGACTGGCAATAATGATGTAAGCCTTTCACCTGATGAAAAGCATATGGCAATCCTTTATTCTTACAGCAACAAGCCTTGGGAATTATTCCTAAAACCAAACAATGCTAAAGCAGAGTCCAAGCAATTGACTTCAGGTCAAAGTGAGGAATTTAAAGCTTATAATTGGAAAGATCCTGAGTTGGTTAATTTCACAGCTCAAGATGGAGCTTCTGTTCCTGCAAGACTCTATAAACCAAACCCTGAGAAGAGCAATGGAGCAGCTGTCATTTTTGTCCATGGTGCTGGCTATCTTCAAAATGTCCACAAATGGTGGTCTAGTTATTTTAGAGAATATATGTTCCATAATCTTTTGACTGATTTGGGCTATACAGTTTTAGATATTGATTACAGAGGTTCTGCTGGTTATGGGAGAGATTGGAGAACAGGAATTTATCGTCACATGGGAGGAAAAGACTTATCAGATCAAGTTGATGGTGCTAAATATTTGGTTGCACAGCATGGTGTAGATCCAGAGAGAGTTGGTCTTTATGGAGGTAGTTATGGCGGGTTTATAACTTTGATGGCTCTTTTCAATGAACCCGATACATTCAAATCAGGTGCAGCATTACGTTCTGTAACAGATTGGGCACATTATAACCATGGTTACACTTCCAATATTCTCAATGAACCCTTCAATGATCCAATTGCATACAAGCGTTCTTCACCAATCTATTTTGCAGAAGGATTGAAAGGGAATCTTTTGATCGCTCACGGTATGATTGATACGAATGTTCACTTTCAGGATGTAGTACGACTTGCACAGAGACTAATTGAATTGGAAAAAGACAATTGGGAAATGGCCGTCTATCCAGTAGAAGATCATGGTTTTGTAGAACCAAGTAGTTGGACTGATGAGTACAAGCGTATTCTGAAATTATTCAATACTACCCTTTTAGATTAA
- the ggt gene encoding gamma-glutamyltransferase: MKIRSIISFALVVLLFLSSCDKPVEREVTRGLIAQKAMVVSARKEASEIGLSILQRGGNAFDAMVATELSLAIAFPFAGNLGGGGFMVYRMADGSIGSIDYREKAPMAATRDMYLDESGEVIPRLSTTGALAVGVPGTIAGILEVHRKFGTLPLEEILAPVIQFAEKGAAVTEKQASGLRSNRNIIAEVSGENSLFAQEFNVGDTIKYPALAETLRRIAKNGRDEFYKGETAERLVRFLQEKGGIITMEDLASYEAQWREPIVFDYRSHKIISMAPPSSGGVTIAQIFGMIEEFDLKSMEHNSPEYIQVLVEAERRAYADRNYYLGDPDFVEVPVAQMLDKAYLKSRMSTFTKEKATLSSEVAQGSIQFQESDETTHYSILDQFGNALAITTTLNGAFGSKLFCDDLGFFLNNEMDDFSAKAGVPNMFGLIGAEANKIEPGKRMLSSMTPTLVEKDGQLLMIVGTPGGSTIITSVVQTILNVIEFDMGMQEAVNAARFHHQWLPDEIRFEKEVFTQETLEKLKAKGYLINESPSPIIGKVDAILVLKDGKLEGGADPRGDDTAVGY; this comes from the coding sequence ATGAAAATTAGATCTATAATCAGTTTTGCTCTTGTTGTACTTCTATTTCTTTCATCTTGCGATAAACCTGTAGAAAGGGAAGTTACAAGAGGTTTGATTGCACAAAAGGCCATGGTCGTGTCTGCAAGAAAGGAGGCTTCAGAAATTGGACTTTCAATCCTTCAGAGAGGAGGAAATGCTTTTGATGCGATGGTTGCTACAGAACTTTCATTAGCTATTGCATTTCCATTTGCAGGGAATCTTGGAGGAGGAGGTTTTATGGTTTATAGAATGGCTGATGGAAGTATCGGTTCTATAGATTATCGAGAAAAAGCACCTATGGCAGCTACAAGAGATATGTATCTTGACGAAAGCGGTGAAGTAATCCCCAGATTAAGCACTACAGGAGCATTAGCTGTTGGCGTTCCGGGGACGATTGCCGGTATTCTGGAAGTTCATAGAAAATTTGGAACACTTCCACTTGAAGAAATTTTAGCACCAGTTATTCAATTTGCAGAAAAAGGTGCAGCAGTAACAGAAAAACAAGCTTCAGGCCTTCGTAGTAATAGAAATATTATTGCTGAAGTTAGTGGAGAAAACTCCCTTTTTGCCCAAGAGTTTAATGTAGGTGATACGATCAAATACCCTGCTTTAGCTGAGACCTTGAGAAGAATCGCTAAAAATGGTAGGGATGAATTCTATAAAGGTGAAACTGCAGAGAGATTGGTTCGATTTCTTCAAGAAAAAGGTGGAATCATCACCATGGAAGATTTGGCTTCTTATGAAGCACAATGGAGAGAACCAATTGTCTTCGATTACAGAAGTCATAAAATCATCTCAATGGCACCTCCGAGCAGCGGAGGTGTCACGATTGCACAGATATTCGGTATGATCGAAGAGTTTGATCTAAAATCAATGGAGCATAATTCACCAGAATATATCCAAGTGTTAGTAGAAGCTGAACGAAGAGCTTATGCAGATAGGAATTACTACTTAGGAGATCCTGATTTTGTGGAAGTTCCGGTAGCTCAAATGTTGGATAAAGCCTATCTGAAATCTCGCATGTCAACTTTTACCAAGGAAAAAGCAACGCTTTCCTCTGAAGTTGCTCAGGGAAGCATTCAGTTTCAGGAAAGTGATGAGACTACACACTACTCTATATTAGATCAATTTGGAAATGCTTTAGCCATCACAACTACGCTCAATGGTGCATTTGGCTCAAAGTTGTTTTGTGATGATTTGGGTTTTTTCTTGAACAACGAGATGGACGATTTCTCCGCAAAAGCAGGAGTTCCCAATATGTTTGGGCTGATTGGTGCTGAGGCGAATAAAATTGAACCTGGAAAACGAATGCTTAGCTCCATGACACCTACTTTGGTGGAAAAAGATGGGCAGCTATTAATGATTGTGGGAACGCCTGGTGGATCTACCATTATAACTTCGGTAGTTCAGACGATTCTCAATGTAATCGAGTTTGATATGGGTATGCAAGAAGCCGTTAATGCAGCTAGATTTCATCATCAGTGGCTGCCTGATGAGATCAGATTTGAAAAAGAAGTATTTACACAAGAAACCTTGGAAAAGCTTAAAGCAAAAGGCTATCTGATCAATGAGTCTCCTTCACCCATCATCGGAAAAGTCGATGCAATTTTGGTATTAAAAGACGGTAAGTTGGAAGGTGGTGCTGATCCTAGAGGTGATGATACGGCTGTTGGGTATTGA
- a CDS encoding DUF3784 domain-containing protein: MDALMAGVLYLIIGFVVRIFPNIIAGYNSLSQRNQERASNNGLPFFAFVLFSLMGILCIISYPVSLWLEMPNLTSGVQLSVTLVGVVIFIVFGNLLANHR; this comes from the coding sequence ATGGATGCATTGATGGCAGGAGTTCTTTATTTAATTATTGGTTTTGTGGTAAGGATTTTTCCTAATATTATCGCTGGTTATAACAGTTTGTCCCAAAGAAATCAAGAAAGAGCTTCGAATAATGGATTACCGTTTTTTGCTTTTGTTCTATTCAGTCTGATGGGTATTTTATGCATTATTTCTTATCCTGTATCCCTCTGGCTCGAAATGCCCAATTTGACTTCAGGAGTACAGTTAAGCGTAACATTGGTTGGAGTGGTGATATTTATTGTTTTTGGAAATTTATTAGCAAATCATAGGTGA